The following are encoded in a window of Clostridium thermarum genomic DNA:
- the yfcE gene encoding phosphodiesterase — MKLIFISDIHGSIYFAKKAIEASLVEDADYIVLLGDQLYHGARNPLPKDYNPKEVASLLNSYAHKIIAVRGNCDSEVDQMVLNFPIMADYSNLLYNGRRLFLTHGHKFNIDNIPKLNRGDVLIYGHTHVPLALKKGDIFIINPGSITLPKEDYPNTYGILKDNIFQIKAFDGRIVKEIEFTD, encoded by the coding sequence TTGAAGCTAATATTTATATCAGACATACATGGATCCATTTACTTTGCAAAGAAGGCCATAGAAGCCTCTCTAGTGGAAGATGCGGACTACATTGTTCTCCTGGGAGACCAATTATATCATGGGGCCAGAAATCCATTGCCAAAGGATTATAATCCTAAAGAAGTAGCAAGCTTACTCAATAGCTATGCTCATAAAATTATAGCTGTAAGGGGTAATTGTGACAGTGAAGTAGACCAAATGGTTCTAAATTTTCCTATAATGGCAGATTACTCAAATCTGCTATATAATGGAAGACGCCTGTTCCTTACCCATGGACATAAATTTAATATTGATAACATCCCTAAGTTAAATAGAGGAGATGTTTTGATATATGGACATACACATGTACCCTTGGCTTTAAAAAAAGGTGATATCTTCATAATAAATCCTGGATCAATCACCTTACCAAAGGAAGACTATCCCAATACATATGGTATTTTAAAAGACAACATTTTTCAAATAAAAGCCTTTGACGGAAGGATCGTCAAAGAAATTGAATTTACAGATTAA
- the mvk gene encoding mevalonate kinase, which produces MNTLDDNIAITEVHSKIILIGEHAVVYGYPAIALPFPLKVRCTIEKTKGPIIFDSSFYKGKVDDLPEKIKGLGLCIEKTIQHLSQPFEGLKISIDSSIPLGRGLGSSAATAVALVRAIFSFYKQNLSERELFSLVEVAETYAHGKPSGIDMAAVSSEGPIWFRKGEQKVYLKTGKPLYIVVGDTGRVGDTRTAVENVRKKYLLEPESVKRSLKSMERISDAAKDALQEGNLTLLGALMDSNQEELKTLGVSDFGLDSLIAAAKHAGALGAKLTGGGQGGCMIALAAGLEQAAVISKELKKAGAAKTCYFSTQENILYVSEE; this is translated from the coding sequence ATGAACACATTGGATGACAATATAGCTATTACAGAAGTACATAGCAAAATAATCTTAATTGGTGAACATGCCGTTGTTTATGGATATCCTGCTATTGCCCTCCCTTTTCCGCTGAAGGTAAGGTGCACTATTGAAAAGACCAAGGGACCTATAATCTTTGACTCATCCTTTTATAAAGGAAAGGTTGATGATCTTCCGGAAAAGATTAAGGGACTTGGACTTTGTATAGAGAAAACAATACAGCATTTAAGTCAACCCTTTGAAGGTTTAAAAATCTCAATAGATTCCTCTATACCCTTGGGACGGGGGTTGGGCTCCAGTGCAGCCACTGCTGTTGCTCTTGTGAGAGCTATATTTTCTTTTTACAAGCAAAACTTATCGGAAAGAGAATTATTTTCACTGGTTGAAGTGGCTGAAACCTATGCCCACGGTAAGCCCAGCGGCATAGATATGGCTGCGGTTTCAAGTGAAGGGCCCATCTGGTTTAGGAAAGGGGAACAGAAGGTTTATCTTAAGACAGGTAAACCACTATATATAGTGGTAGGCGATACCGGACGTGTAGGTGATACTCGTACTGCCGTGGAAAATGTGAGAAAAAAATATCTTCTAGAGCCAGAATCGGTTAAAAGATCACTTAAATCCATGGAAAGAATCTCAGATGCAGCAAAAGATGCTCTTCAGGAGGGAAATTTAACCTTGCTTGGAGCCTTAATGGACAGCAACCAGGAAGAACTTAAAACTCTAGGTGTAAGTGATTTTGGTCTGGATTCATTGATTGCCGCGGCAAAGCATGCCGGAGCCCTGGGAGCAAAGCTGACCGGAGGAGGCCAAGGAGGATGTATGATTGCCTTAGCTGCAGGCTTGGAACAAGCAGCAGTGATATCCAAGGAGCTGAAGAAAGCCGGTGCAGCTAAGACCTGTTACTTTTCAACGCAAGAAAATATTCTGTATGTCTCTGAGGAGTAA
- the ahpF gene encoding alkyl hydroperoxide reductase subunit F, producing MLDSEIKAQLVHYLELMEGEVLLKVSAGNDEVSKVMLALTEELATMSSRIKVENIQLERTPSFSVNKIGEDTGIVFAGVPLGHEFSSLVLALLQVSGRALKIDQKSIDAIKSIKGEYHFETYISLTCHNCPDVVQALNMLSLLNPGITHTMIDGAVYKEEVESKNIMAVPTVYLNGEFFSSGRMTLEDILLKMGKTEDPSEYNNKEPFDVLVVGAGPAGSSAAIYAARKGIRTGIIAERFGGQVQDTLGIENFISVKYTEGPKLAASLEEHVKEYDVDIMKSQRAKSLTKKDLIEVELENGAVVKSKTVIISTGARWRNVGVPGEIEFKNKGVAYCPHCDGPLFKGKDIAVIGGGNSGIEAAIDLAAIVNHVTVLEFMPELKADAVLQERLYSLPNVTVLKNVQTKEITGTDKVNGLTYVERETGVEHHMDLQGVFVLIGLVPNTDWLGDTVERNRMGEIIVDSRGATNVPGVFAAGDCTDSPYKQIIISMGSGANAALGAFDYLIRN from the coding sequence ATGTTAGATTCAGAAATTAAAGCACAATTAGTCCATTATCTTGAATTGATGGAGGGTGAAGTGCTGCTTAAGGTCAGTGCAGGAAATGATGAGGTATCAAAGGTGATGCTAGCTCTTACTGAGGAGTTAGCTACTATGTCCTCAAGAATAAAAGTGGAAAATATTCAATTAGAAAGGACACCAAGTTTTAGTGTAAATAAAATAGGCGAAGATACCGGCATAGTCTTTGCCGGAGTGCCACTGGGCCATGAGTTTTCATCACTGGTTTTGGCATTACTTCAAGTTAGTGGAAGAGCTCTTAAAATAGATCAAAAATCAATTGATGCAATAAAGAGCATTAAAGGTGAATACCATTTTGAAACTTACATCAGTTTAACCTGCCATAACTGTCCTGATGTAGTTCAGGCCCTTAATATGTTAAGCCTTCTAAATCCGGGCATTACTCATACTATGATAGATGGGGCTGTTTATAAGGAAGAAGTAGAAAGTAAAAACATTATGGCTGTTCCTACAGTGTACTTAAATGGAGAATTTTTCAGTAGTGGCCGCATGACACTAGAAGATATACTATTAAAGATGGGCAAAACTGAAGATCCTTCAGAGTATAATAACAAGGAACCTTTTGATGTACTTGTTGTAGGTGCTGGACCTGCTGGATCCAGTGCAGCAATTTATGCGGCAAGAAAAGGTATAAGAACAGGTATAATTGCAGAAAGATTTGGCGGACAGGTTCAGGATACTTTAGGCATAGAGAACTTTATCAGTGTTAAATACACAGAAGGTCCTAAGCTGGCAGCGAGTCTAGAAGAGCATGTTAAAGAGTATGATGTGGATATAATGAAGTCACAGCGTGCTAAGAGTTTAACAAAGAAAGACCTTATCGAAGTGGAACTGGAAAATGGTGCAGTGGTAAAGAGTAAGACCGTTATTATATCAACTGGAGCCCGATGGCGTAATGTAGGTGTTCCTGGCGAGATAGAGTTTAAAAATAAAGGTGTAGCTTACTGCCCACACTGTGATGGACCACTATTTAAAGGTAAGGATATAGCAGTTATCGGTGGCGGTAATTCAGGCATTGAGGCAGCTATAGATTTGGCGGCAATAGTAAATCACGTTACAGTATTGGAATTTATGCCGGAACTTAAGGCGGATGCTGTACTTCAAGAACGTCTTTATAGTCTACCAAATGTGACTGTATTAAAGAACGTACAGACAAAAGAAATCACAGGCACTGATAAGGTGAACGGCCTTACCTATGTGGAAAGGGAAACCGGAGTTGAGCATCATATGGATCTTCAGGGTGTATTCGTGCTTATCGGTCTTGTACCAAATACCGATTGGCTTGGAGATACTGTGGAACGTAACAGAATGGGAGAAATTATTGTAGATAGCCGTGGTGCTACTAATGTACCAGGTGTATTTGCAGCAGGGGATTGCACAGACAGTCCATATAAGCAGATAATTATCTCCATGGGATCCGGTGCCAATGCTGCACTAGGGGCCTTTGATTACCTAATCAGAAACTAA
- a CDS encoding HAD family hydrolase, with the protein MKRKMIFFDIDGTIIPENSNKIPDKTVQAIRKARENGHLTFINTGRTFFNVTKEIRDIGFDGYVCGCGTFIYYNDRVILAKSLPRETCFEIPKKLREYKIDGVLEASHGVYFDQTRPATGELKKIKESFALQGCDVTRSWEDPDLNFDKFVTWTNEESNFEAFYNYITESFDYIDRGNNFGEVVPKGFSKASGIKFLQEYFNIPLEDCYAIGDSTNDLPMLEYVPNSIAMGNSSPILFDKVAFVTRDVNDDGIEYALAHFNII; encoded by the coding sequence ATTAAGAGGAAAATGATATTTTTTGATATTGATGGAACTATAATACCAGAGAATAGTAACAAGATTCCGGATAAAACTGTACAAGCTATAAGGAAGGCTCGTGAAAATGGACACCTTACCTTTATAAATACCGGCAGAACTTTTTTTAATGTTACAAAAGAAATCCGTGACATTGGATTTGATGGCTATGTTTGCGGCTGTGGAACTTTTATCTACTACAATGACAGAGTTATATTAGCTAAGTCATTACCAAGAGAGACATGTTTTGAAATTCCAAAAAAACTTAGAGAATACAAGATAGATGGTGTTTTAGAGGCATCTCACGGTGTTTACTTTGACCAGACAAGACCAGCCACCGGAGAGCTTAAAAAGATAAAAGAATCCTTCGCTTTACAAGGTTGTGACGTAACAAGATCTTGGGAAGATCCCGACTTGAATTTTGATAAATTTGTAACCTGGACAAATGAAGAAAGTAATTTTGAAGCTTTTTATAATTACATTACCGAATCTTTTGATTATATTGATCGTGGTAATAATTTTGGAGAAGTGGTTCCCAAGGGTTTCTCTAAGGCCAGCGGAATAAAGTTTCTTCAAGAATATTTCAACATCCCTCTAGAGGATTGCTATGCTATTGGAGACAGTACCAATGACTTGCCCATGTTAGAGTATGTTCCAAACAGCATAGCCATGGGTAACAGTTCTCCTATACTGTTTGATAAAGTAGCCTTTGTTACAAGGGATGTGAACGATGATGGTATTGAGTATGCTTTAGCCCATTTTAACATTATTTAG
- a CDS encoding 2TM domain-containing protein → MSIEKEVNEYNPNNNNSNIYNNSTQKYVSEAELYELAKRRIKLKQEFFTHLGAYCVVNGGILLLSLFLFHTMMIFLLSTVGWGIGLGCHYIDTVSKLKLDTKNTKLIEQEVEFLKKKMQ, encoded by the coding sequence GTGTCAATAGAAAAAGAGGTTAATGAATATAACCCAAACAATAATAATAGTAATATATATAATAATAGTACACAAAAATACGTTTCTGAGGCTGAACTCTATGAGCTAGCTAAAAGAAGGATAAAGCTTAAGCAAGAATTTTTTACCCATCTTGGAGCTTATTGTGTGGTTAATGGAGGTATACTACTCCTAAGTTTATTTCTATTCCATACAATGATGATATTTCTCTTATCTACTGTAGGATGGGGAATAGGTTTAGGCTGTCATTACATAGATACCGTTTCTAAACTGAAATTGGATACTAAGAACACCAAATTAATCGAGCAGGAAGTAGAGTTCCTAAAAAAGAAAATGCAATGA
- the fni gene encoding type 2 isopentenyl-diphosphate Delta-isomerase has product MEDLKAKSKIRSSRKREHVQHFLDSDFDSNNLFQYIYLEHNSLPEIDFEEIDTSTSFLGKKIGFPVMINAMTGGFDRAVEINRNLAKIAKSLKIPMAVGSQAIAVKDSDYELSFKVVREILKEGIVISNINAFANLEEAQRAVDMIQADALQIHLNPAQEIAMPEGDRNFKGLLKNIEHIVKKLDVPLIIKEIGFGLSKDVVRRLIGVGVKYIDIGGRGGTNFIKIESERNKEFHFDELFDWGIPTALSLLECRSISQDLNIVCSGGMRKADEIVKALCAGADLTGISGPILRELIDGGVEAAESYLQNIIYKSKVIMLLLGKKNIEELRTVPYRIHGQLKDLLQC; this is encoded by the coding sequence TTGGAAGATTTAAAAGCAAAGAGTAAAATCAGGAGCTCCAGAAAAAGGGAGCATGTTCAACATTTCTTAGACAGTGATTTTGATAGCAACAATTTATTTCAATATATATATCTGGAGCATAATTCGCTGCCGGAAATTGATTTTGAAGAGATAGACACAAGCACCAGTTTTCTTGGAAAGAAAATAGGCTTTCCGGTGATGATAAACGCCATGACCGGTGGCTTTGACAGAGCTGTTGAGATAAACAGAAATCTGGCTAAAATAGCTAAAAGTTTGAAAATACCTATGGCTGTGGGGTCCCAGGCCATTGCAGTAAAAGACAGTGATTATGAGCTTTCCTTTAAGGTTGTCAGAGAAATACTAAAAGAAGGGATTGTAATTTCTAATATCAATGCCTTTGCAAACCTGGAGGAAGCACAAAGAGCTGTTGACATGATACAGGCTGACGCACTGCAGATACATTTGAATCCCGCCCAGGAAATTGCCATGCCAGAAGGGGATAGAAATTTTAAGGGCCTACTAAAAAATATAGAGCATATAGTGAAGAAGTTGGACGTACCTCTTATTATCAAAGAAATTGGCTTCGGACTTTCAAAGGATGTGGTCAGGAGACTCATAGGAGTGGGAGTCAAATATATTGACATAGGAGGCAGAGGGGGCACCAACTTTATAAAAATTGAAAGTGAGAGAAATAAAGAGTTTCATTTTGATGAGCTCTTTGATTGGGGAATTCCTACTGCACTCAGCCTATTAGAATGTAGGTCTATCAGCCAAGATTTAAACATAGTCTGCAGTGGAGGAATGAGAAAAGCAGATGAAATAGTAAAAGCCTTATGTGCCGGAGCGGATTTGACGGGAATCAGCGGCCCCATTTTAAGAGAGCTTATAGATGGAGGGGTTGAAGCAGCAGAGAGCTATCTGCAGAACATCATTTATAAGTCAAAAGTTATCATGCTGCTTTTAGGGAAAAAGAACATAGAAGAGTTAAGAACGGTGCCCTATAGAATTCATGGACAACTTAAGGACCTATTGCAATGCTAA
- a CDS encoding L,D-transpeptidase family protein: MGSIRVKHIGKKLIIGFIGFCSFLTLFYVGVAVFFMNHFYVGSEINGIDVSGKSIESAEDELSAVLQNYSLTLKERVGRIEEITAQDIGLKYVDEEAVKKYKSAQSPLAWILALFKEEGYKISVEITYDKDMLKERIDKLNCLDQRNIIEPQNPSIKFDGIRYVIIPEEHGNKIDKDILFKYVKDAIVKHETTIDLEVIGCYFRPEFTSESQKVIITVEELNKIISTKLTYKFGDQKEVLDRTIINKWISVNEDYEVTIEEENIKTYVNSLADQYNTLGKPIDFKTSSGKTIKVSSGDYGWVMDVTKETEAINTAIKKGETIEREPIYSKRGRSLSNNGIGNTYVEVDMANQHVWFYKDGILITEGPAVTGNVRAGHTTPEGIYSLKYKQRDTVLRGPGYASPVSFWMPFNGGIGLHDASWRNRFGGNIYKTDGSHGCINLQYNVAKEIYSNIEAGVPVICHNNR, from the coding sequence ATGGGGAGCATAAGAGTAAAACATATAGGCAAAAAACTAATAATTGGATTTATTGGTTTCTGCAGTTTTCTGACTTTATTCTATGTAGGTGTAGCCGTATTCTTTATGAACCACTTTTATGTGGGAAGCGAAATTAACGGTATTGATGTTTCAGGTAAATCTATCGAGAGTGCTGAAGATGAATTATCAGCTGTACTTCAAAACTATAGCTTGACTTTAAAGGAACGTGTAGGGAGAATTGAAGAAATTACAGCTCAGGATATTGGACTAAAGTATGTAGACGAGGAAGCTGTTAAAAAATACAAGTCAGCTCAAAGTCCTTTAGCATGGATTTTAGCTTTGTTTAAGGAGGAAGGCTACAAAATATCAGTAGAAATTACCTATGATAAGGACATGTTAAAGGAAAGGATTGACAAGCTTAACTGCTTAGATCAGAGGAACATCATTGAGCCCCAAAATCCCAGTATCAAATTTGATGGCATTAGGTATGTGATCATACCGGAGGAACATGGAAATAAGATAGATAAAGACATTTTGTTTAAATATGTAAAGGATGCTATAGTAAAGCATGAAACAACAATAGACTTGGAAGTCATCGGCTGTTATTTTAGGCCGGAATTTACTTCAGAATCACAAAAGGTAATTATAACGGTGGAAGAACTAAATAAGATAATCTCAACAAAGCTCACTTACAAATTCGGTGATCAAAAAGAAGTACTGGACAGAACTATCATTAACAAGTGGATTTCTGTAAATGAGGATTATGAAGTTACAATTGAAGAGGAAAATATTAAGACCTATGTCAATAGTCTTGCAGATCAATACAATACTCTTGGTAAGCCCATAGACTTTAAGACATCTTCAGGAAAGACCATAAAGGTAAGCAGTGGGGACTATGGCTGGGTTATGGATGTGACCAAAGAAACCGAAGCAATAAATACAGCTATTAAAAAAGGTGAGACCATAGAGAGAGAGCCTATATACAGTAAAAGAGGTAGATCCCTCAGTAACAATGGTATTGGCAATACCTACGTGGAAGTGGATATGGCAAATCAACATGTGTGGTTTTACAAAGATGGCATTTTAATAACTGAAGGACCTGCTGTTACTGGAAATGTAAGAGCTGGACATACAACACCGGAAGGAATTTACAGCTTAAAATACAAGCAAAGAGATACAGTGCTTAGAGGTCCAGGGTACGCTTCACCGGTAAGCTTTTGGATGCCCTTTAACGGAGGAATAGGTCTGCATGATGCAAGCTGGAGAAATCGATTTGGTGGAAATATATATAAGACAGACGGTTCTCATGGTTGTATAAATCTTCAATATAATGTTGCTAAAGAAATTTACAGTAATATAGAAGCTGGTGTTCCAGTTATATGTCATAATAATAGATAA
- the mvaD gene encoding diphosphomevalonate decarboxylase yields the protein MKATVKANTNIALIKYWGKRDEKLFLPMNSSLSITLDKFYTTTTVEFDEYFESDIFLLNNSVAGTKESSKVFSFLDKIRDLAGTKMRARVRALNNVPTAAGLASSASGFAALAAAGAKALNLKLDERELSILARQGSGSACRSIYGGFVEWQKGAETDGSDSYATQLLPEQRWNISILSVLVASKEKKVSSREGMKNTVETSPFYSGWLNTVEDDLKNAKEAIRARDFERLGNVVEANALKMHATMLGAKPPILYWQGGTVEVIHHIQYMRTCGFSAYFTIDAGPNVKVLCPPEEERRMYEELLKLPAVEEILVCHPGSGIQYL from the coding sequence ATGAAAGCTACAGTAAAGGCTAATACCAATATAGCTCTGATAAAATACTGGGGAAAGCGTGATGAGAAGTTATTTTTACCTATGAACAGCAGCTTATCCATAACACTGGATAAGTTTTACACTACCACTACAGTAGAATTTGATGAGTATTTTGAATCGGATATTTTTTTACTTAACAATAGTGTTGCTGGTACAAAGGAAAGTAGTAAAGTGTTCAGCTTCCTGGATAAGATAAGAGACTTGGCCGGTACTAAAATGAGGGCTAGGGTAAGGGCGTTAAATAATGTGCCCACAGCTGCTGGCCTGGCTTCTTCAGCTTCAGGCTTTGCAGCCCTTGCAGCAGCAGGTGCAAAGGCACTCAACCTTAAGCTAGATGAAAGGGAACTGTCCATATTGGCACGGCAAGGCTCTGGTTCTGCCTGCCGCTCTATATATGGAGGTTTTGTTGAATGGCAAAAGGGGGCAGAGACCGATGGCAGTGACTCTTATGCAACGCAGCTGCTGCCTGAACAACGCTGGAACATCAGTATACTTTCCGTATTGGTAGCCTCAAAGGAAAAGAAGGTGTCCAGCAGAGAGGGAATGAAAAATACTGTTGAGACCTCTCCTTTTTATAGCGGATGGTTAAATACTGTTGAAGATGACCTGAAAAATGCAAAAGAAGCCATAAGGGCAAGAGATTTTGAACGGTTAGGAAATGTGGTGGAAGCTAATGCACTGAAGATGCATGCCACTATGCTGGGAGCAAAACCTCCAATTTTGTATTGGCAAGGAGGAACTGTGGAAGTAATTCATCACATTCAGTACATGAGAACCTGCGGTTTCTCTGCATATTTTACTATAGATGCCGGCCCCAACGTGAAGGTTCTGTGTCCTCCGGAGGAAGAGCGACGCATGTATGAGGAATTGTTAAAATTGCCGGCGGTAGAAGAAATCCTGGTATGTCATCCCGGTTCCGGCATCCAATACCTATAG
- the ahpC gene encoding alkyl hydroperoxide reductase subunit C — translation MSLIGTEVKPFKAQAYRNGEFIEVTEADFKGHWSVVCFYPADFTFVCPTELEDLQDNYETLKALGVEVYSVSTDTHYTHKAWHDTSETIKKITYTMIGDPSHVLSRNFEVLIEAEGLADRGTFIIDPDGVVQAVEINAGGIGRDASTLVNKIKAAQYVRNNPGEVCPAKWKEGAETLKPSLDLVGKI, via the coding sequence ATGTCATTAATCGGAACAGAAGTAAAACCATTTAAAGCGCAAGCTTACAGAAACGGAGAGTTTATAGAGGTAACAGAGGCAGATTTCAAGGGACATTGGAGCGTAGTATGCTTCTATCCAGCTGACTTCACTTTTGTATGCCCAACAGAACTTGAAGATTTACAAGATAATTATGAAACACTAAAGGCATTAGGAGTTGAAGTATATTCAGTTTCAACAGATACTCATTATACACATAAGGCATGGCATGACACTTCAGAAACAATTAAAAAGATTACTTATACTATGATCGGAGACCCATCACATGTTTTATCACGTAATTTTGAAGTACTTATCGAAGCAGAGGGCCTTGCTGACCGTGGAACATTCATAATAGACCCAGATGGAGTTGTTCAAGCCGTTGAAATCAATGCAGGCGGTATAGGCCGTGATGCAAGTACATTAGTTAACAAGATAAAGGCAGCACAATATGTAAGAAATAACCCAGGAGAAGTTTGTCCAGCAAAATGGAAGGAAGGCGCTGAGACTCTTAAACCAAGTCTTGACCTAGTAGGAAAGATCTAA
- a CDS encoding tripartite tricarboxylate transporter permease, whose translation MDMNLVLQMILAAVVAAVVYTIIGAAPGADETATIAPVTLVLVLSGLQPMVILSFFISAIIACKLIDAVPVSIAGIPAGVMSTPMVEHAMVLKRYGLTETSIRKIASGAIIGTLVSVPMSLLLARAIVPFATVIKEYGAIVFFIGAILLALLSKMRWIALAAILPFALLIQGLRYLYWGVGAVAEGTNISTSFFLGITIGPVIVSLFELLNKDIRNNLPRYDKKPILIRKEQQIKSFPNPFKILTKREVAYSALASMVGSITFLLSPVGLTTFLGELFASGIKEPVKKASMAVSVMEALAQATYMAGILIPLIALGIPLSPVALGPGNPLFNAPPVYTLENNIHHLLSGLDFVWPTLIGAVVASVITYFITVRYSQQICSFVFKRIPHEALLGLFLSLAIMLAFMDAGWINVIGVLLVGLVSGTLYRMGVNYGVLFMTLYSAPWIIKMLSAV comes from the coding sequence ATGGATATGAACTTAGTTTTACAGATGATTCTTGCTGCAGTGGTTGCAGCTGTTGTTTATACAATAATCGGTGCAGCGCCGGGAGCAGATGAAACGGCCACTATAGCACCGGTAACCTTGGTACTTGTTTTATCTGGGCTGCAGCCTATGGTTATTTTATCCTTCTTCATATCTGCTATAATAGCTTGTAAATTAATAGATGCGGTTCCCGTTTCAATTGCCGGTATTCCGGCAGGGGTTATGTCAACTCCAATGGTTGAACACGCTATGGTGCTGAAAAGGTATGGCTTGACGGAAACAAGTATAAGAAAAATAGCTTCTGGTGCTATTATCGGCACCTTGGTTTCAGTACCGATGAGCTTGTTACTTGCACGGGCTATAGTGCCCTTTGCAACGGTTATTAAAGAATATGGAGCTATAGTATTTTTTATCGGTGCAATCCTGCTGGCACTTCTGAGCAAAATGAGATGGATAGCCTTAGCGGCCATACTGCCCTTTGCCCTGTTAATTCAAGGTCTAAGATATCTCTATTGGGGAGTAGGGGCAGTAGCAGAAGGAACTAACATCTCAACCTCATTTTTCTTAGGTATTACAATAGGACCTGTAATTGTATCATTATTTGAATTGTTGAATAAAGATATAAGAAACAATCTACCGCGTTACGATAAAAAGCCAATTTTAATTAGGAAGGAACAACAGATTAAGAGTTTCCCAAATCCCTTTAAAATATTGACGAAAAGAGAAGTGGCCTATAGTGCTTTAGCATCTATGGTGGGTTCAATTACTTTTCTTTTAAGCCCAGTAGGTTTGACTACCTTTTTGGGAGAGCTTTTTGCCAGCGGTATAAAGGAGCCTGTTAAAAAGGCATCTATGGCAGTTTCAGTTATGGAAGCCTTAGCTCAGGCCACTTATATGGCAGGAATTCTAATTCCATTAATTGCTCTGGGAATTCCTTTGTCACCGGTGGCACTGGGACCTGGAAATCCCTTGTTTAATGCACCTCCAGTATATACTCTCGAGAATAATATACATCACCTATTGTCTGGCTTAGACTTTGTTTGGCCTACGTTAATTGGAGCAGTAGTTGCATCAGTTATTACTTATTTTATTACTGTTAGATATTCACAGCAGATTTGTTCCTTTGTATTTAAAAGGATTCCCCATGAGGCATTATTAGGACTGTTTCTAAGTTTGGCTATTATGTTGGCTTTTATGGATGCTGGGTGGATTAACGTAATAGGGGTGCTTTTAGTAGGCCTTGTATCTGGAACACTGTACCGTATGGGAGTAAATTATGGTGTTCTATTTATGACTTTGTACTCCGCACCATGGATTATTAAAATGCTTTCAGCTGTATAG